The following proteins are encoded in a genomic region of Strix aluco isolate bStrAlu1 chromosome 23, bStrAlu1.hap1, whole genome shotgun sequence:
- the PTS gene encoding 6-pyruvoyl tetrahydrobiopterin synthase isoform X1 gives MAPPAARLARVSRAVSFSACHRLHSKSLSDEENLKLFGKCNNPNGHGHNYRVIVTVRGEIDPVSGMVINLTDLKEYMQEAILEPLDHKNLDKDVPYFAEVVSTTENIAVFIWENLKKLLPMGTLYKVKVYETDQNIVVYKGEETISEK, from the exons ATGGCACCGCCCGCGGCCCGGCTGGCGCGGGTCTCCCGCGCCGTCTCCTTCAGCGCCTGCCACCGGCTGCACAG TAAATCACTGAGTGATGAAGAAAACCTGAAGCTGTTTGGGAAATGCAACAATCCAAATGGCCATGGACACAACTATAGAG ttatagTCACTGTGCGTGGAGAG attGACCCAGTCTCAGGAATGGTTATAAACCTGACAGACCTGAAAGAATATATGCAG gaggCAATCCTGGAACCACTTGACCACAAGAACCTGGATAAGGATGTGCCGTACTTTGCTGAGGTTGTGAG CACCACAGAGAACATTGCAGTGTTCATCTGGGAAAACCTCAAGAAGCTGCTGCCCATGGGAACTCTTTATAAAGTCAAAGTGTATGAAACAGACCAGAACATTGTCGTTtataaaggagaagaaacaatCTCTGAGAAGTGA
- the BCO2 gene encoding carotenoid-cleaving dioxygenase, mitochondrial isoform X2 translates to MALLHQFQLENGTVTYRSKFLQSSSYLTNSQHNRIVVSEFGTLAMPDPCKSVFGRFMSRFEMPQPSDNASVNYVVYKGDYYVSNENIFMYKVDPETLETKEKVDWSKFVAVNGATAHPHYESDGTTYNMGNSYGKHGSRYNIIQVPPQKSNCNDTLEGAKVLCSIAPVDKLKPSYYHSFGMSENYIIFIEQPIKLNLLQIITSKLRGKAISEGISWEPRYNTCFHVVNKHTGEVLPGQWCSKPFATFHQINAFEDHGCVVLDLCCQDDGTTLATYKLQNLRRSGEGLDQIYDSVSRAFPRRFVLPLNVNSDTPVGKNLNPLSYTLARAVKDADGKVWCTHENLHPEGFEKVGGLEFPQINYSRYNGRRYRYFYGCGFRHLVGDSLIKVDVETKNFKIWQEDGSYPSEPVFVPVPNATAEDSGVILSVVVSPAENQSAFLLVLDAETFTELGRAEVPVQMPYGFHGIFTSH, encoded by the exons ATGGCCCTGCTGCATCAATTCCAGTTGGAGAATGGCACAGTGACATACCGGAGCAAGTTTCTGCAGAGCAGTTCCTACCTGACTAACAGCCAGCACAACCGCATCGTGGTCTCAGAATTTGGGACGCTGGCTATGCCAGACCCATGCAAGAGTGTCTTCGGGCGCTTCATGTCACGCTTTGAGATGCCAC AACCAAGTGACAATGCCAGTGTGAACTACGTTGTGTATAAAGGAGACTATTATGTCAGCAATGAGAACATCTTCATGTACAAAGTGGACCCGGAAACACTTGAAACGAAGGAAAAG GTAGACTGGAGCAAATTTGTTGCAGTGAATGGGGCCACTGCTCATCCTCATTATGAGTCTGATGGGACAACGTACAACATGGGCAATTCCTATGGGAAACATG GGTCTAGGTATAATATCATTCAGGTCCCTCCACAAAAGTCGAACTGTAATGACACATTAGAGGGAGCGAAAGTGCTGTGCTCCATTGCTCCAGTGGATAAGTTGAAACCCTCCTACTATCACAGCTTTG gaatgagTGAAAACTACATCATTTTCATTGAGCAACCCATCAAGCTGAATCTGTTGCAGATTATTACTTCCAAACTCCGTGGGAAGGCCATTTCTGAAGGGATAAGCTGGGAGCCTCGGTACAATACTTGCTTCCATGTGGTGAATAAGCACACTGGGGAG gtgctgccagggcagtggTGCAGTAAGCCCTTTGCTACTTTCCATCAAATCAATGCCTTTGAAGATCATGGCTGTGTGGTCCTCGATCTGTGCTGCCAGGATGATGGAACAACTCTGGCTACTTACAAACTTCAGAATCTGCGGAGGAGCGGGGAAGGCCTAGACCAG ATTTATGACTCAGTATCCCGAGCTTTCCCTCGTCGCTTTGTTCTCCCACTGAATGTGAATTCAGACACACCTGTGGGGAAGAATCTGAACCCACTGTCTTATACATTGGCAAGGGCTGTGAAGGATGCAGATGGCAAG GTCTGGTGCACACATGAAAATCTCCACCCTGAGGGCTTTGAAAAGGTTGGGGGCTTGGAGTTCCCCCAGATCAACTACTCTCGGTACAATGGTAGGAGGTACCGTTACTTCTATGGATGTGGTTTTCGGCATTTGGTTGGAGATTCTTTGATCAAGGTTGATGTGGAGACCAAGAATTTCAAG ATTTGGCAGGAGGATGGATCCTACCCATCAGAGCCTGTGTTTGTGCCAGTGCCTAATGCTACGGCAGAAGACAGCGGAGTCATCTTGTCTGTTGTGGTCTCCCCCGCTGAG AACCAAAGTGCTTTCCTGCTTGTCTTGGATGCAGAGACCTTCACAGAATTGGGGCGAGCAGAAGTTCCAGTGCAAATGCCTTATGGATTCCACGGCATTTTTACTTCCCACTAA
- the BCO2 gene encoding carotenoid-cleaving dioxygenase, mitochondrial isoform X1, translated as MPPSERNMFSKILSTAISLLLANLQHFLCSLMQFIPGLKNFLPSPSKEQITFHSPKGLQCISPLIQTVKETPQPITAKIKGHIPEWINGNLLRNGPGKFEFGEEKFNHWFDGMALLHQFQLENGTVTYRSKFLQSSSYLTNSQHNRIVVSEFGTLAMPDPCKSVFGRFMSRFEMPQPSDNASVNYVVYKGDYYVSNENIFMYKVDPETLETKEKVDWSKFVAVNGATAHPHYESDGTTYNMGNSYGKHGSRYNIIQVPPQKSNCNDTLEGAKVLCSIAPVDKLKPSYYHSFGMSENYIIFIEQPIKLNLLQIITSKLRGKAISEGISWEPRYNTCFHVVNKHTGEVLPGQWCSKPFATFHQINAFEDHGCVVLDLCCQDDGTTLATYKLQNLRRSGEGLDQIYDSVSRAFPRRFVLPLNVNSDTPVGKNLNPLSYTLARAVKDADGKVWCTHENLHPEGFEKVGGLEFPQINYSRYNGRRYRYFYGCGFRHLVGDSLIKVDVETKNFKIWQEDGSYPSEPVFVPVPNATAEDSGVILSVVVSPAENQSAFLLVLDAETFTELGRAEVPVQMPYGFHGIFTSH; from the exons ATGCCTCCTTCTGAGCGGAATATGTTTTCCAAAATCCTTTCGACTGCCATCAGCCTCCTGCTTGCTAATTTGCAGCATTTCCTCTGCTCTTTGATGCAGTTCATTCCAG GTTTAAAGAATTTCCTGCCCAGCCCATCAAAAGAGCAAATCACCTTCCACAGCCCCAAGGGTTTGCAATGCATCTCACCCTTAATTCAAACGGTAAAGGAGACCCCTCAGCCCATCACAGCGAAGATCAAAGGACATATTCCCGAATGGATTAATGGCAATCTTCTGAGGAATGGTCCTGGGAAGTTTGAATTTGGTGAGGAGAA ATTTAACCACTGGTTTGATGGCATGGCCCTGCTGCATCAATTCCAGTTGGAGAATGGCACAGTGACATACCGGAGCAAGTTTCTGCAGAGCAGTTCCTACCTGACTAACAGCCAGCACAACCGCATCGTGGTCTCAGAATTTGGGACGCTGGCTATGCCAGACCCATGCAAGAGTGTCTTCGGGCGCTTCATGTCACGCTTTGAGATGCCAC AACCAAGTGACAATGCCAGTGTGAACTACGTTGTGTATAAAGGAGACTATTATGTCAGCAATGAGAACATCTTCATGTACAAAGTGGACCCGGAAACACTTGAAACGAAGGAAAAG GTAGACTGGAGCAAATTTGTTGCAGTGAATGGGGCCACTGCTCATCCTCATTATGAGTCTGATGGGACAACGTACAACATGGGCAATTCCTATGGGAAACATG GGTCTAGGTATAATATCATTCAGGTCCCTCCACAAAAGTCGAACTGTAATGACACATTAGAGGGAGCGAAAGTGCTGTGCTCCATTGCTCCAGTGGATAAGTTGAAACCCTCCTACTATCACAGCTTTG gaatgagTGAAAACTACATCATTTTCATTGAGCAACCCATCAAGCTGAATCTGTTGCAGATTATTACTTCCAAACTCCGTGGGAAGGCCATTTCTGAAGGGATAAGCTGGGAGCCTCGGTACAATACTTGCTTCCATGTGGTGAATAAGCACACTGGGGAG gtgctgccagggcagtggTGCAGTAAGCCCTTTGCTACTTTCCATCAAATCAATGCCTTTGAAGATCATGGCTGTGTGGTCCTCGATCTGTGCTGCCAGGATGATGGAACAACTCTGGCTACTTACAAACTTCAGAATCTGCGGAGGAGCGGGGAAGGCCTAGACCAG ATTTATGACTCAGTATCCCGAGCTTTCCCTCGTCGCTTTGTTCTCCCACTGAATGTGAATTCAGACACACCTGTGGGGAAGAATCTGAACCCACTGTCTTATACATTGGCAAGGGCTGTGAAGGATGCAGATGGCAAG GTCTGGTGCACACATGAAAATCTCCACCCTGAGGGCTTTGAAAAGGTTGGGGGCTTGGAGTTCCCCCAGATCAACTACTCTCGGTACAATGGTAGGAGGTACCGTTACTTCTATGGATGTGGTTTTCGGCATTTGGTTGGAGATTCTTTGATCAAGGTTGATGTGGAGACCAAGAATTTCAAG ATTTGGCAGGAGGATGGATCCTACCCATCAGAGCCTGTGTTTGTGCCAGTGCCTAATGCTACGGCAGAAGACAGCGGAGTCATCTTGTCTGTTGTGGTCTCCCCCGCTGAG AACCAAAGTGCTTTCCTGCTTGTCTTGGATGCAGAGACCTTCACAGAATTGGGGCGAGCAGAAGTTCCAGTGCAAATGCCTTATGGATTCCACGGCATTTTTACTTCCCACTAA
- the PTS gene encoding 6-pyruvoyl tetrahydrobiopterin synthase isoform X2, whose protein sequence is MVSAFMGEWNHWSCLYAVFSLWEHHGRRAGTQCVKIDPVSGMVINLTDLKEYMQEAILEPLDHKNLDKDVPYFAEVVSTTENIAVFIWENLKKLLPMGTLYKVKVYETDQNIVVYKGEETISEK, encoded by the exons ATGGTGTCAGCTTTTATGGGAGAGTGGAACCACTGGAGTTGTTTGTATGCTGTATTTAGCCTTTGGGAACATCATGGGAGAAGAGCTGGAACTCAGTGTGTGAAG attGACCCAGTCTCAGGAATGGTTATAAACCTGACAGACCTGAAAGAATATATGCAG gaggCAATCCTGGAACCACTTGACCACAAGAACCTGGATAAGGATGTGCCGTACTTTGCTGAGGTTGTGAG CACCACAGAGAACATTGCAGTGTTCATCTGGGAAAACCTCAAGAAGCTGCTGCCCATGGGAACTCTTTATAAAGTCAAAGTGTATGAAACAGACCAGAACATTGTCGTTtataaaggagaagaaacaatCTCTGAGAAGTGA